One Ranitomeya imitator isolate aRanImi1 chromosome 1, aRanImi1.pri, whole genome shotgun sequence DNA window includes the following coding sequences:
- the LOC138644375 gene encoding galectin-3-like: MSDCFSNLNNPWGSQNPGQPCLPGQQYPGYPGFPAAGQQYPTGATICPTAPIVAPGPKAVPCALPLPSGCTQGMMLNICGIPTGNRFFIDFEEGNNVAFHFNPRFDENPKVVVRNSVIQGTWGQEERQCPKFPFQMQQPFKLQILFEPDDYKVIVNNETICKYSHKLKNFAGIKIIRIHGAVTINNASVTMV, encoded by the exons ATGTCTGACTGCTTCTCG AACTTGAATAATCCTTGGGGAAGTCAGAACCCTGGACAACCTTGTTTGCCTGGTCAGCAGTACCCAGGATATCCTGGATTTCCTGCAGCTGGACAACAGTATCCAACAGGGGCTACCATATGCCCGACAGCACCTATAGTAGCTCCTGGTCCAAAG GCTGTACCATGTGCCTTACCCTTACCCTCAGGATGCACCCAAGGAATGATGTTGAATATTTGCGGCATACCAACTGGTAACAG GTTTTTTATTGACTTTGAAGAAGGAAATAATGTTGCTTTCCACTTCAATCCCCGATTTGATGAAAATCCTAAGGTAGTTGTGCGCAATTCAGTTATTCAAGGTACATGGGGACAAGAAGAACGTCAATGTCCAAAGTTTCCATTTCAGATGCAACAACCATTCAAG CTTCAAATTCTTTTTGAACCAGACGACTATAAAGTGATTGTGAACAATGAGACCATCTGCAAGTACTCACACAAGCTGAAAAACTTTGCCGGGATTAAGATTATACGCATTCATGGTGCCGTGACAATCAACAATGCTTCAGTTACTATGGTGTAA